A DNA window from Rubripirellula tenax contains the following coding sequences:
- the rplK gene encoding 50S ribosomal protein L11, with the protein MAKQVSGVAKFQVPGGQATPAPPVGTSLGKFGVNLGQFVQAFNDRTKEYNGTPIPVIVTVYNDRSFEFVTKTPPAASLLKQAAGIAKGSGVPNKTKVAKVTRAQCEAIAETKMADLNARDISHAVLMIEGTARSMGIDVEG; encoded by the coding sequence ATGGCAAAGCAAGTTTCTGGCGTCGCAAAGTTCCAAGTTCCTGGTGGTCAAGCCACTCCGGCACCGCCGGTTGGTACATCGCTCGGTAAGTTCGGCGTCAACCTTGGACAATTCGTCCAAGCGTTCAATGACCGGACGAAGGAATACAACGGCACGCCCATTCCGGTCATCGTGACCGTTTACAACGACCGTAGTTTCGAGTTTGTCACCAAGACCCCACCTGCAGCATCGCTTTTGAAGCAAGCCGCCGGGATCGCAAAGGGCAGTGGTGTTCCGAACAAGACGAAGGTCGCCAAAGTCACCCGCGCCCAGTGTGAAGCCATCGCAGAAACGAAAATGGCCGACCTGAACGCACGCGACATCAGTCACGCTGTGTTGATGATCGAGGGCACCGCCCGCAGCATGGGCATCGACGTCGAAGGCTGA
- a CDS encoding DEAD/DEAH box helicase: protein MNNFEELDLIKPIKRALAEENYETPTPIQAQTIPAALTGCDVLGCAQTGTGKTAAFALPILNRLGKQDRKPIPNRPAALILAPTRELAVQIGDSFDTYGRHLRLKTALVYGGVNQNNQIRAMDRGVHVLVATPGRLLDLMNQGHIDLSRLEVFVLDEADRMLDMGFLPDLKRIIKELPDARQSLFFSATMPPKIVELSQRLLLNPVTVTVKPKRSTAQLIEQQIVFCERADKPNLLKDIVRGDDAQRVIVFTRTKRGANTVADKLEKAGISSAAIHGNKSQNARQRTLDAFRKSKIHVLVATDVAARGIDIDGVTHVINYDLPNEPESYVHRIGRTGRAEATGIAISFCTSAERDDLRAIEQLIGKKVPLAPNQPKPSPAGSPEEPRPPRSQTPRSQPRGRQTRTGKPKSKGNTVSTAPATNSVYQSKQKSGFGAGILEADSKPARGPRPKGSGRKPRARQI, encoded by the coding sequence TTGAACAACTTTGAAGAACTCGATCTGATCAAACCCATCAAACGGGCTTTGGCCGAAGAGAATTACGAAACACCGACCCCCATCCAAGCACAAACCATCCCAGCGGCACTGACCGGTTGCGACGTTCTGGGTTGCGCCCAGACCGGAACGGGCAAGACGGCCGCCTTTGCATTGCCAATCTTGAACCGATTGGGCAAGCAAGACCGCAAACCCATCCCCAACCGCCCGGCCGCATTGATTCTGGCTCCCACGCGAGAACTAGCCGTACAAATTGGTGATAGTTTTGACACCTATGGCCGGCACCTACGATTGAAGACCGCGCTGGTCTACGGCGGTGTCAACCAAAACAACCAAATCCGAGCGATGGACCGAGGCGTCCACGTCCTGGTTGCGACGCCAGGCCGTCTGTTGGATTTGATGAACCAAGGACATATCGACCTCAGCCGATTGGAAGTCTTCGTCTTGGACGAGGCTGACCGCATGCTGGACATGGGATTCTTGCCCGACCTGAAAAGGATCATCAAAGAACTGCCCGATGCACGCCAATCACTGTTCTTTTCGGCAACGATGCCGCCCAAGATTGTCGAGCTTTCACAACGATTGCTGCTAAACCCCGTCACGGTGACGGTCAAGCCCAAGCGTTCGACGGCACAACTGATCGAACAGCAAATCGTCTTTTGCGAACGAGCCGACAAGCCGAATCTGTTGAAAGACATTGTTCGTGGCGACGACGCCCAGCGCGTGATCGTCTTCACCCGCACCAAACGCGGAGCCAATACGGTTGCCGACAAACTGGAAAAGGCCGGCATTTCTTCGGCAGCGATTCACGGCAACAAATCCCAAAACGCTCGTCAACGTACGCTCGACGCCTTCCGTAAAAGCAAAATCCACGTCCTGGTTGCCACCGACGTGGCAGCACGTGGTATCGATATCGACGGCGTGACACACGTCATCAATTACGATCTGCCGAACGAACCGGAAAGCTATGTGCATCGAATCGGACGAACCGGCCGCGCCGAAGCCACCGGGATCGCGATTTCGTTCTGTACGTCCGCCGAGCGAGATGATTTGCGTGCGATCGAGCAATTGATCGGGAAAAAGGTGCCACTGGCCCCCAACCAACCCAAACCATCGCCAGCCGGATCACCCGAAGAACCACGGCCCCCACGATCCCAGACCCCAAGATCTCAGCCCCGCGGACGCCAAACCCGCACCGGCAAGCCGAAATCCAAGGGAAACACCGTTTCGACCGCTCCAGCGACCAATTCGGTATACCAATCGAAGCAAAAATCTGGATTTGGTGCCGGGATTTTGGAAGCCGATTCGAAACCTGCTCGCGGACCAAGGCCCAAAGGTTCAGGGCGAAAACCGCGTGCCCGCCAAATCTGA
- a CDS encoding cold-shock protein, which yields MAEGKIKRITDKGFGFIENESGTDMFFHSSSLEGVAYDDLREGQRVEYSVGQGPKGPRAENVRLIEG from the coding sequence ATGGCTGAAGGTAAAATCAAACGTATCACTGACAAAGGTTTTGGATTCATCGAGAACGAATCTGGGACGGATATGTTTTTCCACAGTTCCTCGCTTGAGGGCGTCGCTTATGACGACCTCCGCGAAGGACAACGCGTTGAATACAGTGTCGGACAAGGCCCCAAGGGTCCCCGCGCTGAGAACGTACGTTTGATTGAAGGTTAG
- a CDS encoding SAM-dependent methyltransferase: MGLPFSAQTQINSIKQILTTVADPLDLNVSVRLWNGEVVPLGSEADGKHIIGLSGPGVVGSLMRKPTLETLVRLYATGHVSFEGGDLIEFSEALRTKRSNRKRLKEISKRMLISRTLPFMFAKTSDTDLQHGYNEDIIGRNETKRDNTEYIQFHYDVGNEFYQLFLDPEMQYTCGYFTNWNNSLEQAQQDKLDMICRKLRLEPGERMLDIGCGWGGLICHAARHYGVKSHGITLSQAQHDFAKAKIERLGLGDQVSVEICDYADHVGTYDKISSIGMSEHIGVANYPRYFNKINSMLRDRGVMLNHAIARRAKSSKRAASRIRPERKFLLKYIFPGSELTPVGMTTDFLENSGFEIHDVESWREHYALTTKFWCQRLSANQDEAIRLVGAERYRLWVAYLAGASGGFTNGSIKLYQVVATKRAGKGLSGMPPTREHLYRAA, translated from the coding sequence ATGGGACTGCCTTTTTCTGCTCAGACGCAAATCAATTCGATCAAACAAATTCTCACAACGGTTGCAGACCCATTGGACCTGAACGTCTCGGTTCGATTGTGGAACGGCGAAGTCGTGCCGCTAGGAAGTGAAGCAGACGGCAAACACATCATTGGCCTCTCGGGCCCCGGCGTGGTCGGTTCACTGATGCGCAAGCCGACTCTCGAAACACTGGTTCGCCTTTACGCCACCGGTCACGTCTCGTTCGAAGGCGGCGACTTGATCGAGTTTTCGGAAGCTCTTCGCACCAAGCGATCTAACCGAAAACGGCTGAAAGAAATCAGCAAGCGGATGTTGATTTCGCGTACCCTTCCGTTCATGTTCGCGAAAACTTCGGACACGGACCTACAACATGGTTACAACGAAGACATCATCGGCCGCAACGAAACCAAACGCGACAACACCGAATACATTCAGTTCCACTACGACGTTGGCAACGAGTTCTATCAGCTGTTTCTCGATCCCGAGATGCAATACACCTGCGGCTACTTCACGAACTGGAACAACTCGCTTGAACAGGCCCAGCAAGACAAGTTGGATATGATTTGCCGCAAGCTGCGGCTTGAACCGGGCGAGCGGATGTTGGACATCGGTTGCGGTTGGGGCGGACTGATCTGTCACGCGGCGCGTCACTATGGCGTCAAGTCGCACGGCATCACCCTGTCGCAAGCACAACATGATTTCGCGAAAGCGAAAATCGAACGACTCGGATTGGGCGACCAAGTCAGCGTCGAAATTTGTGACTATGCCGATCACGTAGGAACGTACGATAAGATTTCAAGCATCGGCATGTCGGAACACATCGGCGTCGCAAACTACCCGCGATACTTCAACAAGATCAACTCGATGTTGCGAGATCGTGGCGTCATGTTGAACCATGCGATCGCACGTCGGGCAAAGAGTTCCAAGCGAGCCGCCAGTCGCATTCGGCCGGAACGAAAGTTCCTGTTGAAATACATCTTCCCGGGTTCCGAGCTGACGCCAGTCGGAATGACTACCGATTTTTTGGAAAACAGCGGCTTCGAGATTCACGACGTCGAATCATGGCGAGAACACTACGCGCTGACCACCAAATTTTGGTGCCAACGCTTATCCGCGAATCAAGACGAAGCGATTCGATTGGTCGGTGCCGAACGGTATCGCTTGTGGGTAGCGTATTTGGCAGGTGCCTCGGGCGGTTTCACCAACGGTTCGATCAAGTTGTACCAAGTCGTCGCGACCAAGCGTGCCGGCAAAGGTTTGTCGGGGATGCCACCAACACGCGAGCATCTGTACCGCGCCGCGTAG
- a CDS encoding VOC family protein — MSKPVFQSAAPFNADVLALPVTDLDSASDWYCKHFGMTEIERADAPNSAVILERDGVRIGFAINGGDPSQDGAAIRVHDINGIKAELEANGIGVANTRVDERDGERFNVFFVVAPDGLCYYFNEPVSG, encoded by the coding sequence ATGTCTAAACCAGTCTTCCAATCAGCGGCACCCTTTAACGCCGATGTTCTCGCACTGCCAGTCACGGACCTCGATTCCGCATCGGATTGGTACTGCAAACACTTCGGCATGACGGAAATCGAACGCGCGGACGCGCCAAATTCCGCGGTTATTCTTGAACGCGATGGCGTCCGAATTGGTTTCGCGATCAACGGCGGTGACCCGTCACAGGACGGCGCGGCCATTCGAGTTCATGACATCAACGGCATCAAGGCTGAGCTTGAAGCCAATGGTATCGGTGTCGCGAACACACGTGTCGATGAACGTGACGGCGAGCGTTTCAATGTGTTTTTTGTCGTGGCGCCGGACGGGCTTTGCTATTACTTCAACGAACCCGTTTCTGGCTAA
- a CDS encoding lysophospholipid acyltransferase family protein, protein MKRLIPWLVGFAIYGIRMTCRVRIHNDPRGRIRRQSGLCYVFAQLHAHQVAAGMFGDVGTGAMVSRSADAEMIVPALRLLGKTPVRGSSGKSQKGGATALHALVRHIEKGFPAVIAVDGPRGPRGLARPGAGFLAQKTTAPVLPVIAIPTRRWVLNRTWDRMQIPKPFSTVDIYFGEPIFVGQDDDTEAIATRVGTSLHELEFTHDSAERPVAPTPEFTTQIDLNAIKSDTFPRRAA, encoded by the coding sequence ATGAAACGGCTCATTCCTTGGTTGGTCGGATTTGCGATCTACGGTATTCGGATGACTTGCCGGGTTCGGATTCACAATGACCCTCGCGGTCGAATCCGTCGCCAATCGGGACTCTGCTACGTCTTCGCTCAACTGCATGCCCACCAAGTCGCGGCGGGCATGTTTGGCGATGTCGGCACCGGTGCGATGGTTTCGCGATCTGCCGATGCCGAAATGATCGTCCCGGCGCTTCGGTTGCTCGGAAAAACGCCCGTCCGCGGCAGCAGCGGCAAATCACAGAAGGGCGGAGCCACTGCGTTGCACGCGTTGGTCCGTCACATCGAAAAGGGATTCCCCGCCGTGATTGCGGTCGACGGACCCCGTGGCCCTCGCGGGTTGGCCCGGCCCGGCGCTGGATTCTTGGCCCAGAAAACAACGGCTCCGGTGCTGCCGGTGATCGCAATCCCCACCCGCCGATGGGTCCTCAACCGAACATGGGATCGCATGCAGATTCCCAAACCCTTCTCGACCGTCGACATCTATTTCGGCGAACCGATCTTCGTTGGCCAAGATGACGACACCGAAGCGATCGCTACCCGGGTGGGCACCTCGCTTCATGAATTGGAGTTCACGCACGATTCCGCGGAACGCCCCGTTGCTCCCACCCCGGAGTTCACGACGCAAATCGATCTGAATGCTATCAAATCGGATACGTTCCCACGTCGCGCTGCGTAG
- a CDS encoding type II secretion system protein GspD — protein MDGNDNQNSSKRFRNVAAWCAHLVAASSFATITFAQSPLPMDPTPSARPIYQAEWPVPATTKLVRPPARLVSGKDSPFTATLTGASTDSARQSDPQPGAWNPVDETTESASTQNTTSDATSLRTVEDALQTRGSITFRKTPLSEVVFLLSDLWRINIVAGADVSGEVSGSFHDAPLSEVLAAALTSSGYSYRKTGSSLVVLPADQIGVNDPSFVSETLSLPPSLRDDESTIEAAQLMLSERGQLKKIGADLILVIDRPERIQRIRDLFLSLSSGNPLGNAATNPDTTRISTSAPQSAVNLAGIAYFTPQFTEASEMAVPLQITLGTSVNVSVYPQENRIMVKGSPSELQMASEIIAQLDKPRQQVRITAMIYDVGLTELEKLGVNWSRDVRALANGANELLEGVTTPVNEFYKFTSDLTTTGATSLGIRTITGNLEANVFLEALDSSSEAKLLADPSITVGDRRQASIRIVRKIPIVGANPVNGSNAVFTQTEFEEAGVILNVEPRISRDGTIELKVQPEYSVVAEITSTGPVIDSRTAETYVRVGDGQTFVLGGLRQKSIVESQRGVPYLRDIKYIGGLFRSHDTEVRESELIVFLKPEIITPYDKGSPRQQMAACVANTQLDLIPHADVCPQTPCCKDPHCPNHHPRPRINGGSMGLPMMIGGSGFNEEVFQDTTLETSNTLHIETPAEVLPSPVTPHAVSTEDFYPPVIVDPRMMN, from the coding sequence ATGGACGGCAACGACAACCAAAATTCATCGAAACGGTTCCGCAACGTTGCCGCATGGTGCGCGCACCTTGTCGCTGCGTCTTCGTTCGCGACGATCACGTTCGCACAATCGCCATTGCCGATGGACCCGACGCCTTCAGCGCGACCGATCTACCAGGCCGAATGGCCCGTCCCCGCGACGACGAAACTCGTGCGTCCGCCGGCTCGTTTGGTGTCGGGAAAGGATTCTCCGTTCACGGCAACCCTAACCGGAGCCAGTACGGATTCGGCTCGCCAATCGGATCCACAACCGGGAGCGTGGAACCCCGTTGATGAGACGACTGAAAGCGCGTCGACGCAAAACACGACATCAGACGCGACATCACTTCGCACCGTGGAAGACGCGCTGCAGACCCGCGGTTCGATCACGTTCCGAAAAACACCGCTATCGGAAGTGGTTTTTCTGTTAAGCGATCTTTGGCGCATCAATATCGTTGCCGGCGCTGACGTCAGCGGCGAAGTCAGCGGTTCATTCCACGACGCCCCGCTTTCCGAAGTACTCGCCGCGGCGCTGACATCATCGGGCTATAGCTACCGAAAAACCGGCAGCAGTTTGGTTGTATTGCCGGCCGACCAAATCGGCGTGAACGACCCGTCCTTCGTATCGGAAACTCTTTCGTTGCCACCGTCGCTGCGCGACGACGAGTCGACCATCGAAGCGGCACAGTTGATGCTCAGCGAGCGAGGACAATTGAAGAAAATCGGCGCGGATCTGATCCTTGTGATCGACCGTCCCGAACGAATCCAGCGGATCCGTGATTTGTTTCTTAGCCTTTCCAGTGGTAACCCGCTGGGTAACGCGGCGACGAATCCAGACACCACACGTATTTCGACCAGTGCCCCACAATCAGCGGTCAATCTGGCCGGCATCGCGTACTTCACGCCACAGTTCACCGAAGCGTCCGAAATGGCGGTACCGCTTCAGATCACTCTTGGGACATCCGTGAATGTGTCCGTGTATCCGCAAGAAAACCGGATCATGGTGAAGGGTTCGCCCTCCGAACTGCAAATGGCTTCAGAAATCATCGCTCAGCTTGACAAACCGAGGCAACAGGTCCGCATCACAGCGATGATCTATGACGTCGGTTTGACCGAACTTGAAAAACTAGGCGTTAACTGGTCGCGTGATGTTCGTGCGTTGGCCAATGGTGCGAACGAGTTGCTCGAAGGCGTGACGACTCCCGTCAACGAGTTCTACAAGTTCACGTCGGATCTGACGACGACGGGTGCGACCAGTCTGGGTATCCGTACCATTACCGGGAACCTCGAAGCGAACGTTTTTCTGGAGGCTTTGGATAGCAGTTCCGAAGCCAAACTGCTGGCCGACCCATCGATCACCGTCGGCGATCGACGACAGGCGTCGATTCGTATCGTCCGAAAAATTCCGATTGTCGGCGCCAACCCCGTTAATGGTTCCAACGCGGTATTCACGCAGACGGAGTTCGAAGAGGCCGGCGTGATTTTGAATGTCGAGCCACGAATCAGCCGCGACGGAACGATCGAGCTGAAGGTTCAGCCGGAATACAGCGTCGTTGCGGAAATCACCAGCACCGGTCCGGTGATCGACAGCCGCACAGCAGAAACCTATGTACGCGTTGGCGACGGTCAAACGTTCGTGCTCGGCGGACTTCGTCAAAAGTCAATCGTCGAATCACAACGAGGTGTCCCGTACCTTCGCGATATCAAGTACATCGGCGGCCTATTCCGGAGCCACGATACCGAAGTCCGCGAAAGCGAACTGATCGTCTTTCTAAAACCAGAGATCATCACACCGTACGACAAAGGATCGCCCCGTCAACAGATGGCAGCGTGCGTCGCCAATACACAACTCGACCTCATTCCGCACGCCGATGTTTGTCCGCAAACGCCGTGCTGTAAGGATCCTCATTGCCCCAATCACCACCCACGCCCACGCATCAATGGGGGTAGCATGGGTCTACCAATGATGATTGGAGGCAGCGGATTCAATGAAGAGGTCTTCCAAGACACGACGCTCGAAACGTCCAACACACTTCACATCGAAACGCCGGCCGAAGTGCTTCCGTCCCCGGTAACTCCGCACGCCGTATCGACTGAGGACTTTTACCCGCCTGTGATCGTCGATCCGCGAATGATGAACTAA
- a CDS encoding efflux RND transporter periplasmic adaptor subunit: MEIRDPNTIDLAEQKVRLADDIRFWPVRERGQRVYRIEIPSLHRFFRIGHEEYVFVSLIDGDTTIAQACGLAASMLGKQALSLEQSTAIVRWLIANELARLPSQSHVTTRDFSPRRKTTEASSWARWNPFWIKVPIRHSERVLTWIASVLGPLASPAWVVSSILFIALAWVVLFTRWSEFVQTSSEVFSPSSWLWMLIVWVALKVIHEVAHAVACHRQGGEVGESGLVFVLFAPLAYVDVSSCWRMNSRRSRILVAAAGMYVEWVVAALAVMVWAFVSDSIQTRSMMSQIVVMAGVSTIVFNANVLMRFDGYFIFADLIDVPNLAMEGSESLARVANRLIWGERTVQGGLRGWRRGVVFVYGALAMVWRVVVCVSLSIVASSMFAGAGVVLAVIAVLLAILTPLKRWWNHAARWQRVDPIRCVRGCVIGSLLGITLLATVLVVPIPTSNFAAAVVRYRPETMIRTRSEGLVAKIHVRDGEDVRRGDIMIELENRDLVHRWSALKLTMEQNAIRIRQAIESRDDGARIILEQRNHSLADQVANFKTQVDALTIVASRSGRVVAPHLDERVGTHVKSGDLVAVIAGGDDKEVIAMVPQQMVDDVRPLIATHVSLIAADNQQIGATLDRIEPRASDQLADPALAATMGGPMAVHRDRFSDKDEDRNSARLLEPYFRARLGVDVGPTRSNESLAVGSRVWASFGYRDDTAYERLSLMIRSLWNQVTDNSQPN, from the coding sequence TTGGAAATTCGAGACCCCAACACGATCGATTTGGCTGAGCAAAAAGTGCGGCTGGCGGACGATATTCGGTTCTGGCCGGTGCGTGAACGCGGGCAACGTGTCTATCGAATCGAGATTCCGTCGCTACACCGGTTCTTTCGGATCGGCCACGAAGAGTACGTTTTCGTATCGTTGATCGATGGCGATACGACGATCGCACAAGCGTGCGGACTGGCGGCGTCAATGCTTGGCAAACAAGCGTTGTCGTTAGAACAATCGACGGCAATCGTTCGATGGTTGATCGCGAACGAATTGGCCCGTTTGCCATCTCAATCGCACGTCACCACTCGCGATTTTTCTCCGCGGCGCAAGACGACCGAGGCTTCGTCGTGGGCACGGTGGAACCCGTTCTGGATCAAAGTCCCCATTCGACACAGCGAACGCGTATTGACGTGGATCGCATCCGTGCTTGGTCCGCTTGCGTCACCCGCATGGGTGGTGTCATCCATCTTATTCATCGCACTCGCATGGGTTGTCTTATTCACTCGGTGGAGTGAGTTCGTCCAAACATCGTCCGAAGTGTTTTCGCCATCGAGTTGGCTTTGGATGCTGATCGTATGGGTCGCGTTAAAAGTGATCCACGAAGTCGCCCATGCGGTAGCTTGCCATCGCCAAGGTGGCGAAGTCGGCGAATCGGGATTGGTGTTCGTCCTGTTCGCTCCGTTGGCTTACGTGGATGTATCGAGTTGTTGGCGTATGAACTCGCGACGCAGTCGTATTCTGGTCGCCGCCGCGGGGATGTACGTCGAGTGGGTGGTCGCGGCGTTGGCAGTGATGGTATGGGCATTTGTTTCCGATTCGATACAGACACGATCGATGATGTCGCAGATCGTCGTCATGGCAGGCGTCTCGACTATCGTTTTCAACGCAAACGTTTTGATGCGTTTCGATGGTTACTTCATTTTCGCTGATTTGATCGACGTACCGAATCTTGCGATGGAGGGTTCGGAGTCGCTCGCTCGCGTGGCCAACCGATTGATTTGGGGTGAACGAACGGTTCAGGGCGGTCTTCGCGGATGGCGCCGCGGGGTCGTTTTTGTGTACGGCGCATTGGCGATGGTCTGGCGCGTGGTCGTTTGTGTGTCGCTTTCGATCGTCGCCTCATCGATGTTCGCCGGCGCGGGTGTTGTGTTGGCGGTCATCGCCGTTTTGTTGGCCATCCTGACGCCGCTGAAGCGATGGTGGAATCACGCGGCGCGGTGGCAGCGAGTCGATCCGATTCGATGTGTGCGGGGATGCGTGATCGGATCACTCCTGGGCATCACCCTATTGGCGACCGTTCTTGTGGTGCCGATTCCTACATCGAATTTCGCCGCCGCCGTTGTGCGGTATCGACCCGAAACAATGATTCGGACGCGAAGCGAAGGCTTGGTCGCAAAGATTCACGTCAGGGACGGAGAGGATGTTCGTCGAGGCGACATCATGATCGAGCTAGAGAACCGTGATTTAGTTCATCGTTGGTCGGCACTGAAGCTGACGATGGAGCAGAACGCGATTCGTATTCGCCAGGCCATTGAATCGCGAGACGACGGGGCTCGCATCATCCTGGAACAACGGAACCATTCCCTGGCGGATCAAGTCGCCAATTTCAAGACACAGGTCGACGCGTTGACGATCGTGGCGAGTCGATCGGGTCGCGTTGTTGCGCCCCATTTAGATGAACGTGTTGGCACGCATGTGAAGTCCGGCGATCTGGTGGCCGTCATCGCCGGTGGCGACGACAAAGAAGTCATTGCGATGGTCCCCCAACAGATGGTTGACGATGTTCGGCCGCTGATCGCCACACACGTATCGTTGATCGCGGCTGACAACCAGCAGATCGGCGCCACGCTGGATCGCATCGAGCCGCGGGCAAGCGATCAGTTGGCTGACCCCGCGTTAGCGGCAACGATGGGCGGCCCGATGGCCGTTCATCGCGATCGTTTTTCCGATAAGGACGAAGACCGCAACTCTGCGAGACTGCTTGAACCCTACTTTCGTGCGCGTCTTGGCGTCGACGTTGGCCCGACCCGTTCCAACGAATCGCTTGCCGTGGGTTCACGGGTATGGGCATCATTCGGCTATCGAGATGACACCGCCTACGAACGTCTTAGCCTCATGATTCGATCGCTCTGGAATCAGGTGACCGACAACAGTCAGCCGAACTGA
- a CDS encoding efflux RND transporter periplasmic adaptor subunit yields MSVPAASRDGMSDPNHATFPTTSVGDRVPGAARRDSDSTIDSIQRRLQTLAAAVEIQSELDRADDFDTATVGLATQIAVHLKLDHVWIAWTNQPGSEAFRVVGQSANDDGVTIADLRRSDRGRMLEAVAEEVATRESIANWPAQRTEDRHALLTLRQLASSEAFASVIAVPLTNFDGLVCGVLVASKQDVDSIAQNRSFFHTIGPLVGAKLSALHRCMPSPVERRVRTLIDTFRRSRKTVVVCAIAALLMIMLFPTHYRIHVGLELQPVLRRFVAVGFDGLLKSSSVRPGDQVNEGDLLATIDPREIDYELASVQAELHQAAQERKGLMVEHDFAGSKIAALEVERLQLQKDLLEHKRSHLEVRSPTTGIVVTGDWKESEGMPMTRGETLFEIAPLGKMRVELAVPESDYSLVRREMPVQFYVHSLPNRRFDGSIAMVHPRAELRDQDNVFVAEVMVDDPEHLLRPGMRGRAVILSDRHALGWNLFHKSFFAIRRATGW; encoded by the coding sequence ATGTCAGTTCCTGCGGCATCTCGTGACGGTATGTCAGATCCGAATCACGCGACCTTTCCGACGACGTCCGTCGGTGATCGTGTCCCGGGTGCCGCACGCCGTGATAGCGATTCCACGATCGATTCGATTCAGAGGCGGTTGCAAACGCTAGCAGCGGCCGTTGAGATTCAGTCCGAATTGGATCGCGCGGACGACTTTGATACGGCAACGGTAGGACTCGCCACGCAGATCGCCGTCCACTTGAAGTTGGATCACGTTTGGATCGCCTGGACGAATCAACCCGGCAGCGAGGCGTTTCGTGTGGTGGGTCAGTCCGCCAATGACGACGGTGTAACGATCGCCGATCTTCGGCGCAGTGATCGCGGTCGTATGTTGGAGGCAGTCGCCGAAGAAGTTGCGACTCGAGAAAGCATCGCGAATTGGCCGGCGCAGCGGACGGAAGATCGGCACGCATTGTTGACCCTCCGTCAACTAGCATCGTCGGAGGCGTTTGCTTCGGTCATTGCGGTTCCGCTGACCAATTTCGACGGACTCGTCTGCGGGGTTCTGGTCGCGTCAAAACAAGACGTCGACAGCATCGCCCAAAATCGTTCTTTCTTTCATACGATCGGTCCTCTCGTTGGTGCAAAGTTATCGGCTCTGCATCGATGCATGCCCTCGCCCGTCGAGCGACGGGTGCGGACATTGATCGATACGTTCAGGCGGTCACGCAAGACGGTAGTCGTTTGTGCGATCGCTGCGTTATTGATGATAATGTTGTTTCCGACGCACTATCGCATCCACGTCGGCCTCGAGTTGCAACCGGTGCTTCGGCGGTTCGTTGCGGTGGGTTTTGACGGACTCCTGAAATCGTCGAGTGTTCGACCGGGTGATCAGGTCAACGAAGGCGATTTGCTTGCCACCATTGACCCGCGCGAGATTGATTATGAGCTCGCAAGTGTTCAAGCCGAACTGCACCAAGCGGCTCAGGAGCGAAAAGGATTGATGGTCGAACATGACTTTGCAGGCAGCAAGATCGCAGCGTTGGAAGTCGAGCGACTTCAACTGCAAAAAGATCTTCTAGAACACAAGCGGTCACACTTGGAAGTGCGGAGCCCGACGACGGGAATCGTTGTGACCGGCGATTGGAAAGAGTCGGAAGGCATGCCCATGACGCGAGGAGAAACGTTGTTCGAGATCGCGCCACTGGGCAAGATGCGAGTTGAGCTGGCGGTACCCGAATCCGACTACTCGTTGGTTCGCCGTGAGATGCCGGTGCAGTTTTATGTTCACTCGCTTCCGAATCGACGGTTTGATGGATCGATCGCAATGGTTCATCCGCGAGCGGAACTTCGCGATCAAGACAATGTCTTTGTCGCCGAAGTGATGGTCGACGACCCGGAACACTTGCTGCGTCCGGGGATGCGAGGGCGTGCTGTAATCCTGAGTGATCGGCATGCGTTGGGGTGGAATCTATTTCACAAGTCGTTCTTCGCCATTCGCCGCGCGACGGGGTGGTGA